Proteins encoded together in one Astyanax mexicanus isolate ESR-SI-001 chromosome 10, AstMex3_surface, whole genome shotgun sequence window:
- the hmgn6 gene encoding high mobility group nucleosome binding domain 6, protein MPKRKGAEGDAKEEPQRRSARLSARPAPPKPEPKPKKTAKKDKAVKDKKEDKKSKAKAKESTEPEANEENHSENGDAKANAVEETPDDAKDEAKSE, encoded by the exons ATGCCCAAAAGAAAG GGAGCCGAAGGTGACGCAAAGGAGGag CCTCAGAGGAGATCTGCACGGTTATCTGCA AGGCCGGCTCCTCCCAAGCCTGAACCAAAACCAAAAAAGACAGCTAAG AAAGACAAAGCGGTTAAAGACAAGAAAGAGGACAAAAAGAGCAAGGCGAAGGCCAAGGAGTCCACAGAGCCAGAGGCCAATGAGGAGAACCACTCAGAAAACGGAGATGCCAAGGCTAATGCG GTTGAGGAGACTCCTGATGACGCCAAGGACGAAGCAAAATCGGAGTAG